In Pseudosulfitobacter pseudonitzschiae, the sequence TTGACCACAACTGCATCGCCCCCGATTTCGCGTGTTACATCCGCGATCATACCAGTGGTGGCGACCACGTTCAGCGGTGCGGCGGCAAATGCGGGTGGGGCCAGAGTGCTGGCAGCCAAAGCGGCAAAACCACCCAAGGCGGCGCGGCGGGACAGGTAAAATCTGTCAGGGTTCTGTGTCATAGGACTCAATCTGTATGGGTTCTGTGTCATAGACACTCAATATGAGAATCATTCGCAACAAGTCAAGCTTTTTGCGAACCACTCGCAACAAGCTGGCCTGCTGACTGCTTTTCAGTCGAAAAAGATCACGAAAGCCGCACCGCCGTTCATGGTCTGGTCGTCCAACGCGATTCTTGCGCCATGTGCAGACAGCAAAGTTTGCACAATGGTCAGCCCCATCCCCGTGCCGCCATCTTCGCGGCGGGTGGTAAAGAATGGATCGAAAATGCGCCCTGCGTTGCCTGTGCCAATGCCTGTGCCGTCATCCGCGATGTGCAACGCATCCCCGCGCAGTTGTAACAGCAGCCGCGAGGCCCCGTGGGCAGCCGCATTCTGCGCCATCTGGTCGATCACCACTGTCAGGTCACCCAACGACAAGGGCACGGTGCCCCCCTGCAAGACGACAATCTGCACACCCCCCACCATTGCGGGCAAAGCCTGCACCAGTGTTTGCCCCGGTCCGCTGCTCTGGCTGGCGGCGGCGTGTCGCTGCAACTGGATCAGCAATGCTTGCATCCGCGCTGCCGAGGTCTCGATCGTGTGGATCAGCTTGGTCTGATCCTGCGCCGGCAAGTCCGATTGCAGCAACTCCGCCGCGCCGCGCAGGCTGGTCAGGGGCGATTTCAGCTCGTGCGTGACGTGATCGGCATAGGCACGCAAACTTGAGGCGCGTGATTGCAGCGTGTCGCCCATCGCGATCACACTTGCCCCCAACGCTCCGAATTCGGGCGTGCCAAAATGCACCGGCGGCGCGGTGTCCGTGCGTCCTTCACGCACCGCTTGGGCATAGTCGGTCAGCTTTGCTACGGGCCGCAACACCAGCCGCCAAAGCAAAAACGCCAGAACGACAGTTGACACAACGGCCATCCAGCCGATCAGCCAGCCGGTTTCGCCCCAGCCCAGAATATTGCCCGCCAACCGGAACCACACAATCCCGATCAACGGCAGGCACAGCACCGCCGCCAATGTGCCGCCAATGACAAAGGCCAGCGGCGGCCGCCATTTCGCCTTTATCCGCGACATAGGCCCATCCGGAC encodes:
- a CDS encoding ATP-binding protein, with the protein product MSRIKAKWRPPLAFVIGGTLAAVLCLPLIGIVWFRLAGNILGWGETGWLIGWMAVVSTVVLAFLLWRLVLRPVAKLTDYAQAVREGRTDTAPPVHFGTPEFGALGASVIAMGDTLQSRASSLRAYADHVTHELKSPLTSLRGAAELLQSDLPAQDQTKLIHTIETSAARMQALLIQLQRHAAASQSSGPGQTLVQALPAMVGGVQIVVLQGGTVPLSLGDLTVVIDQMAQNAAAHGASRLLLQLRGDALHIADDGTGIGTGNAGRIFDPFFTTRREDGGTGMGLTIVQTLLSAHGARIALDDQTMNGGAAFVIFFD